A window of Plasmodium vinckei vinckei genome assembly, chromosome: PVVCY_03 genomic DNA:
GTGGTAATCTAGAAGCATCAGGTGGACCACCAATAATTTGAGTATTAAATTTTGGAGGAGGAGTATGGCCAAATGGAGGCATAGGTCCAGGGGGACCATGGGGTTTATGCATGTCAGACATTGAAAGAGGAGGAACAATAGATGTTATACTTTTATTTGGATAACCTTGAggtttattataaataccATGAGCATTGGGATtcatcatattattatatttatctggTACACCATATGGTTTAATGtcaaaatattgaaaaggTGATGGTGGAGGTTTTATATGAGGAGGCATTACATGAGTAGCACTATTAAATATTCGATCTCGTAAAGTAAGACTTTCCATTGTTTTATCGTCAtctataaatgataaaaatgtcaTAGCTGCTTTAAGTCGTCCTGAATTTGCTAAAAGTTCTGCATActgatttattttctgaTTCATTGTTGAATtagatttattatattttataaccATTTTGAGAActgtaattttttcaacaaTATCTTGTAAAGCATTTAATAAAGTAGATTTAGATGATGGCATACTATCCCATATTTCAACTGTTTCAGGAAAATTAGATGCACATAAATAACAAATAGATGCAGATCTAACatcaaatttttcattttgtaatCTTTTTGCTAATATTTcacataaattattaaaatttggaTTATTAATAGCATATGTACATAAAATAGATAAAGCTTCATCCCATGATGATAAATCAATTGTCTTTACTAAATGTTCTAACTTATCATCTAatacataattaatatttcttaaaaaactatcattttgtttttttatatatatattttttgttttatgcCATAAATTTTCACCACCAAAAGaggataataataatgcatCTGCCATTCTATTTTgatataaacataattcTACTGCTGCTTCTATATTACCAACAAGTAAACATTCTTTTATAATAGATTCTATTCCACTATTCcaattattactatttgttttattactaCTTGGTTTGCTATCGTCATTTATTTCAACAAGACCATTTTCTGATGTTTGACCTTTAGTTGTATTTACCGCATCTTTTGTATTCAAATcagaattatttaatttatttccaGAACCCGTCAAACCttcttttccatttttatctttagataattcattttcttgattcttttcaatttcatttttttctcccAATTCTCTAAAAAACTTTTCTGGATCTAAATCAAATGattcattaaaatttgaTTCATTTTCTTGCATCTGAGAAGTTCCATATTcgttatgcatattatttccATAATTTGGATATCCAGGAATATTTTCTCCATTACTTAAATTGCTCATTCTTGTATTGtcatgtttattatttatatcagaATCCATTTCTAAATTATTAGATGTAACATTACCACTACCATTTATATGCTCATTAATTtcgtttttatattttttaaatataaatccaGATTCTTCAccaatattttcaataatcttttgatttatttcattCATATCATATCCTATATGTTTAAcaatttcttctttttgagatacacataataattgtaaaattttCCAGGTTAATTTTTCATGATAGTCATCACATTtagctattttattttcacaaAACTCTTGATATTTCCCacattctatatatttttcaaatttatcTGCTTCCTCTATTAAATCTACTTCTGTTGGATAAATATGacattttatcatatattgactattattatttccatcttcattttgtaatcctttatttttattaacttgCATGTTTGTTTCATCGATACTACCTTGATTCGATTGACTCATAGAACTCAtgcttttatttatagCATTTTCAGATGCAGATAAATGTGTAGTATCACTCTTTATGTTGTCAAAAAGACATATTTTTCCACCAAACCCAAAACATATAGATgcatcttttttataaaaattaggtatatatttacttgTCATTTTACttccattatttatactatttatttgtatagtATCTACATTTGTAGAGGATGCAAACATATCTGGAATAAATGGTGACCATTTAGAATAGATATTATTTGCTGAATTATTTacttcattatatatatcaaaattatttgaatttaaATACCAACATTTTGTTACATCTTTCCCTGATGATAGTAATAAATTAGAATCTACACTactaaaacatatattgtTAATACCTTTTGAATGTcctattatttcttttatcgGATAATTAGAATTTCTTAAATCCCATAATTGTAAACATGGATTTTTATCATCGTCAtaagaaattaaaatttgagTTGGCTGATTTTCTAACCAACATAATGAGGATGTCTTAGTTCTACTGTGTGGGTCCCTAAAACTAACTGccgatttttttatttttaaatcccATATAATTGTATTTCCATTATTAGATGAAGTAGCTAAAATATGAgatacttttttattccaATTTAAACATGTTATTTTctgtaaattatttttatctaaatATGGATCATAAGAAGTTggtgaaaatatattttcaatatcagtaataaataattgtcCATCGTTCCCCCCTGTTgctattaaattatttttatgtttattacATTCTAAACAGTTTATACCACTTTCATGTAAATTTGCTTGactcaaaataaaattatcataatttaCTCCATCTTTTGTATCAAATAAATTCTGAGCATTTAATAAAACTAGATTTCCATTTGTTAACCCACCTACTATTATACCTTTACTTAATCCACTCTCATTTTCACTTtcaacaaaattattacaattaATCCATTCAAAACTTGTTACATATTCATTActactttttttacttGATTTACCTTTTCCTCTTTTTAATGCCTCCTcgaaatttaatttatgtaCAATATCTAAAGTTCTAAGATCGCtattcaaatttatatcaagtaaatatgtataattatttaaatttccATTATTTGAGTACAGTAAATTATGTGAGTTGAAACATATCAGGTAATTTTTGTATTCTTCAAACGGGCACCAATCGAAATTCCCGCTAATgtttatactttttaagGCCATGTCGcgccaaaaaaaaaaaaaaaatagctagcTAAAATGCTAAGCAATATAGCTggttataatataaaaatctGCCTTCTATGGAGAGATACACTAATTGTTTGAGCAACGAACTCATATAACAATTAAGCGGTTAAATTAGGCGTATTATACGCAACTTTGAAAATTCTTAAATCgtgaaaaaattttaaatattttaatctTTCCAAGTATGTAAAGATTTAGCTCGATttccataaaaatatgaacaagtCATAAAAAGTTGCATTTGcgtagaaaaaaatgcaaatacGTAGCTACacatttacatatataaaaaaattgcaaaTAGTTTTACAAACTGTTTGTTGTATATGATCAAAATACtctatatgcatataatatatttgtacaTGCTAAAATCTAGCTTCTTTtgttcttttattatattaacttactaaaatatatttgaaatatatgcataatattttatttctaccAGTTTGTTTGTATATCtatgtataattttacattttcttttcaCTCCCCTATTTTAATTGAGCAAtgcttattatataaaaaccaAAAAGAGGGAAAGGgaagaaaagaaatattcAGGAAGAATGGGAATCATTtaagaatattatatattcactaaaatatataattataaactaaaaagaaatatataaaaatataaacaaagattaaaaaatatgcagatataaaaaaatatataaaaatgtacaaggaatataaaaataaatattatcatacaatttataaattatactaacatgaaaataataattgtaattttatactacgctcaatttttttttaaaccgTATaccataaataattatatatacatattatgtaatatttttatataattaaataatcaaaaattaaaaagcaATAGCGCATATTATATGCCAAATATGAATAACCTGAAAGCACGGGTAGGCTGTATCTCCGCTTTacaatacaaaaaataagaaataaCAAAAGGCAAATAAgctaaacaaaatatatataaaaatagtaaaaaataataaagaataaaaaaaaaatataaaatatatttttcatactacatttataaattttttttttttctttcaatTTCTTTCCTTTTCCCTAAATGGTatagtataatatatgattgGCATATTTCTACTATAACTCTTCTCTGttctatttatttcatttttttatcacaaaattttttaaaaacaaataataaacaatgccatacataattaaataGATTCCTTCTCATTATtctgtttatatataatttatgtgcattcatatatttgaaataaaacCTGAACAGttcatacatatttatatttatttgctcATTAAAATGTcttaaatatttctatggaataaaaaaacgagTTTTAGACTACCCAATATGGATAGGTAGTAAAAAGGTGACAcataaa
This region includes:
- a CDS encoding protein transport protein SEC31, putative yields the protein MALKSINISGNFDWCPFEEYKNYLICFNSHNLLYSNNGNLNNYTYLLDINLNSDLRTLDIVHKLNFEEALKRGKGKSSKKSSNEYVTSFEWINCNNFVESENESGLSKGIIVGGLTNGNLVLLNAQNLFDTKDGVNYDNFILSQANLHESGINCLECNKHKNNLIATGGNDGQLFITDIENIFSPTSYDPYLDKNNLQKITCLNWNKKVSHILATSSNNGNTIIWDLKIKKSAVSFRDPHSRTKTSSLCWLENQPTQILISYDDDKNPCLQLWDLRNSNYPIKEIIGHSKGINNICFSSVDSNLLLSSGKDVTKCWYLNSNNFDIYNEVNNSANNIYSKWSPFIPDMFASSTNVDTIQINSINNGSKMTSKYIPNFYKKDASICFGFGGKICLFDNIKSDTTHLSASENAINKSMSSMSQSNQGSIDETNMQVNKNKGLQNEDGNNNSQYMIKCHIYPTEVDLIEEADKFEKYIECGKYQEFCENKIAKCDDYHEKLTWKILQLLCVSQKEEIVKHIGYDMNEINQKIIENIGEESGFIFKKYKNEINEHINGSGNVTSNNLEMDSDINNKHDNTRMSNLSNGENIPGYPNYGNNMHNEYGTSQMQENESNFNESFDLDPEKFFRELGEKNEIEKNQENELSKDKNGKEGLTGSGNKLNNSDLNTKDAVNTTKGQTSENGLVEINDDSKPSSNKTNSNNWNSGIESIIKECLLVGNIEAAVELCLYQNRMADALLLSSFGGENLWHKTKNIYIKKQNDSFLRNINYVLDDKLEHLVKTIDLSSWDEALSILCTYAINNPNFNNLCEILAKRLQNEKFDVRSASICYLCASNFPETVEIWDSMPSSKSTLLNALQDIVEKITVLKMVIKYNKSNSTMNQKINQYAELLANSGRLKAAMTFLSFIDDDKTMESLTLRDRIFNSATHVMPPHIKPPPSPFQYFDIKPYGVPDKYNNMMNPNAHGIYNKPQGYPNKSITSIVPPLSMSDMHKPHGPPGPMPPFGHTPPPKFNTQIIGGPPDASRLPPQKDFMGSTDSASNRGYGTSNFGSNVKYPPPPTGSLYIPPPNIPSRSTTPINPSSSPYASVPNLSHLSSHQNLKLEHDNKIGGPPMFESQSYSNVNKAMQNSVVPPPLSVAPPPISNQIPGAPRTSFSASQNNIPPPFPQRNMHGSVSTPMGNPIQPNMPFNQEPQLNKRESIDSQVYNPVTPPPISAMPHQNTFTPPQPYSQNKMGFAPPTGVKTTSPVAGAMSITPGMPVPWPIPTTTQQLGSTTQSTASENKKIQTVTKEQNGVLMNRNNIEHIKKVISNLLNVYIAQEPIKKKADDISIKVNELFDKIYNGAFSEQINNILISLANSINDNDFKMANKNLMDISRNLWDGNNKAWIMGLKCIIPKC